The following proteins are encoded in a genomic region of Populus nigra chromosome 16, ddPopNigr1.1, whole genome shotgun sequence:
- the LOC133676296 gene encoding NDR1/HIN1-like protein 6, producing the protein MDMANHQKIHPLNMSSSAHDDQQLDADAPQAPTVPLVPRGSSKSDKGDAAAHLLPRDNQHYPPFQRTIPVIHTKPPKERSSCCCRFLCWTLSLLFLLILLIGVVAGILYLVFQPKLPKYSIDRLQITQFNLTNNSSLTATFDVTITARNPNKKVGVYYEGGSHISVWYTGTNLCQGSLPRFYQGHRNTTVLNVVLSGQTNDANTLITSLQQQQQQTGIIPLNLRVIQPVRIKFGKLKIMKVKFRVRCRLDVDNLAANNAINIRNSSCKFRFRL; encoded by the coding sequence ATGGATATGGCAAATCATCAGAAGATTCATCCGCTCAATATGAGTAGTAGTGCCCATGATGATCAACAACTAGATGCTGACGCACCACAGGCTCCCACGGTTCCATTGGTGCCCCGAGGCTCCTCCAAGTCTGATAAAGGCGATGCAGCTGCACATCTCCTTCCTCGTGACAACCAGCACTACCCTCCTTTTCAGCGTACAATCCCGGTCATCCACACTAAACCACCCAAGGAGAGAAGCAGCTGTTGTTGCAGATTCTTGTGTTGGacactctctcttctcttcctcctcATTCTTCTCATTGGAGTTGTTGCTGGAATTCTTTACCTTGTCTTCCAACCTAAACTCCCAAAGTACTCCATCGATCGGTTGCAAATTACCCAATTCAATCTCACAAACAATTCCAGCTTAACTGCAACCTTCGATGTCACCATCACGGCTAGGAATCCCAACAAGAAAGTGGGCGTCTACTATGAGGGAGGGAGCCATATAAGCGTGTGGTACACAGGCACAAATCTATGTCAAGGTTCGCTGCCAAGATTCTACCAGGGTCACAGGAACACCACCGTGCTTAATGTGGTGTTATCAGGACAAACAAATGATGCCAATACATTGATCACTTCActgcaacagcaacagcagcagaCTGGAATCATTCCTTTGAACCTCAGGGTTATTCAGCCTGTGAGAATCAAGTTTGGCAAGTTGAAGATCATGAAGGTGAAGTTCAGGGTCAGATGCAGACTAGATGTCGACAACTTAGCTGCTAATAACGccattaatattagaaatagtAGCTGTAAGTTTAGGTTTAGGCTATAA